One Serinicoccus chungangensis genomic window carries:
- a CDS encoding transglutaminaseTgpA domain-containing protein, with protein MNDDDRDWVARGLWAEGLVAALATLSVAWPLTDLLREGSWLAPGVTMVLLIALGGAVLRSLDTPPTLVALGQLALGLGGLAVIYLQDTLWRGVLPTRETLEMVGALLAQAGTVLQTYAAPAPTTQGVSFLVVAVLTLTAVSVDSMGVTGRAPASAGIPLVAGFLVSVSNTGQAMEPWYFAAVLVMWLLMLAQQGRRLTLSWPSAGRRESHGAGDVSEGPRTYRGLAQLVGALTVVAAVLGASFLPHLPPTFFGDGLARNPDARDVDADAGDVSFTETMDPGQDLRNQSQAPVLTYRTNAISLQPLRVTATERFEDGRWVAPERLTSALLPQGAPIPDPPGLGEEVPVGESEFQVLDNVLEPPHLAAPPLLTSLELEGADYRYDPQDATVVLQGQSPGYDATYLTIDVGGQLPDGVGEQPAAAADFDEDLLAVDEVSRDQVAALADEVVGDEDNALQAAVLIQGHLRSEGDYEYSLELEPAAEAGADDPIGGFLETRQGYCVQFATAMVMMARTEGIPARMAVGFLPGTPQQDGSRQVIAADAHTWPELWIDGLGWTRFEPTPGVRAGTPPAYARSTDEGDAAPSTSEVPQELTPTPEPTAAPVPSDPTLLDRLGDLLPTLLRTLLALLLLGVVATILPWAGRRHREAGLRSATTASERIEGEWQLLTRSLSDLGVATAPERSPRSMRRHYLGGTTMEDSGDRALGRAVATLERSRYAAPGTLGEDEADQMSEDVRTVVDEVRHTSPWNQRVNAVLLPVSGVEGVRAGLRRLLRR; from the coding sequence ATGAACGACGACGACCGCGACTGGGTGGCCCGGGGCCTGTGGGCCGAGGGACTCGTGGCGGCCCTCGCCACGCTGTCCGTCGCGTGGCCGCTGACCGACCTGCTGCGGGAGGGCAGCTGGCTCGCCCCCGGCGTGACGATGGTGCTGCTCATCGCCCTCGGCGGTGCCGTGCTGCGGTCCCTCGACACCCCACCGACCCTGGTCGCCCTCGGCCAGCTCGCGCTCGGTCTCGGCGGGCTGGCCGTCATCTACCTGCAGGACACGCTGTGGCGCGGGGTCCTGCCCACCCGGGAGACGCTCGAGATGGTCGGCGCCCTCCTGGCGCAGGCCGGCACCGTGCTGCAGACGTATGCCGCACCCGCCCCGACGACCCAGGGGGTCTCCTTCCTCGTCGTCGCGGTCCTCACCCTGACCGCGGTGTCGGTCGACTCGATGGGGGTGACCGGGCGCGCGCCGGCGAGCGCCGGCATACCCCTCGTCGCGGGTTTCCTGGTCTCGGTGTCGAACACGGGGCAGGCCATGGAGCCGTGGTACTTCGCCGCCGTGCTCGTCATGTGGCTCCTCATGCTCGCGCAGCAGGGGCGGCGGCTGACCCTGTCGTGGCCCTCCGCGGGCCGGCGCGAGTCCCACGGGGCCGGGGACGTGTCCGAGGGGCCACGCACCTACCGCGGGTTGGCCCAGCTGGTCGGTGCGCTCACCGTCGTGGCGGCCGTCCTGGGGGCCTCCTTCCTGCCGCACCTGCCGCCGACCTTCTTCGGGGACGGGCTCGCCCGCAACCCGGACGCCCGCGACGTCGACGCGGACGCCGGTGACGTCTCCTTCACCGAGACCATGGACCCGGGCCAGGACCTGCGCAACCAGTCCCAGGCACCGGTCCTGACCTACCGCACCAACGCCATCAGCCTGCAGCCGCTGCGCGTCACCGCGACCGAGCGCTTCGAGGACGGCCGGTGGGTCGCCCCCGAGCGGCTGACCTCCGCGCTGCTCCCCCAGGGTGCGCCGATCCCCGACCCGCCGGGGCTGGGTGAGGAGGTGCCGGTCGGCGAGTCCGAGTTCCAGGTCCTCGACAACGTGCTGGAGCCGCCCCACCTGGCCGCTCCTCCGCTGCTCACCTCGCTGGAGCTGGAGGGCGCCGACTACCGGTACGACCCGCAGGACGCCACCGTCGTCCTGCAGGGCCAGAGCCCCGGCTACGACGCGACCTACCTCACCATCGACGTCGGGGGCCAGCTGCCGGACGGCGTCGGTGAGCAACCGGCCGCCGCCGCCGACTTCGACGAGGACCTGCTGGCGGTGGACGAGGTCTCCCGCGACCAGGTCGCCGCGCTCGCCGACGAGGTGGTCGGCGACGAGGACAACGCGCTGCAGGCGGCCGTGCTCATCCAGGGCCACCTGCGCAGCGAGGGCGACTACGAGTACTCCCTCGAGCTCGAGCCCGCTGCCGAGGCCGGTGCGGACGACCCGATCGGCGGGTTTCTCGAGACCCGGCAGGGCTACTGCGTGCAGTTCGCCACGGCGATGGTGATGATGGCCCGGACCGAGGGCATCCCCGCGCGCATGGCCGTCGGGTTCCTCCCCGGCACCCCGCAGCAGGACGGGTCCCGTCAGGTCATCGCCGCCGACGCGCACACCTGGCCCGAGCTGTGGATCGACGGCCTGGGGTGGACCCGCTTCGAGCCGACCCCGGGCGTGCGCGCCGGCACGCCCCCGGCCTACGCCCGGTCCACCGACGAGGGTGACGCCGCCCCCAGCACCTCGGAGGTGCCCCAGGAGCTGACCCCCACGCCCGAGCCGACGGCGGCGCCGGTGCCGAGCGACCCGACCCTGCTCGACCGGCTGGGTGACCTGCTGCCCACGCTGCTGCGGACGCTGCTCGCGCTGCTGCTGCTCGGGGTGGTCGCGACCATCCTGCCCTGGGCCGGCCGCCGGCACCGCGAGGCCGGCCTGCGCTCGGCCACCACCGCGTCCGAGCGCATCGAGGGCGAGTGGCAGCTGCTCACCCGGTCGCTGAGCGACCTGGGTGTCGCCACCGCGCCGGAGCGCAGCCCCCGGAGCATGCGCCGGCACTACCTCGGCGGCACCACGATGGAGGACAGCGGCGACCGCGCCCTGGGGCGGGCGGTGGCCACCCTCGAACGCTCCCGGTATGCCGCTCCCGGCACCCTCGGCGAGGACGAGGCGGACCAGATGAGCGAGGACGTGCGCACCGTGGTGGACGAGGTGCGGCATACCTCGCCCTGGAACCAGCGCGTCAACGCCGTGCTGCTGCCGGTCAGCGGTGTGGAGGGGGTGCGCGCGGGCCTCAGACGGCTCCTGCGCCGCTGA
- a CDS encoding DUF58 domain-containing protein codes for MTHATGPWGALTTRGKVFLVLGLLMVGAGTVLGYEDVTRIGLALVALPVLVLVLMPRRTPRMTVTREVEPPRLVPEERGEVEVRFRNLGPRSAVYLAEEHLDYQLGDRPRYILPRMSTGEERRLRYTVRSRHRGAYALGPIVLRQRDPFGLTFRTLQLSSRTELLVLPRVVGLGEDRMRGSSRGSEGEQPQMIALHGEDDVSIRTYRDGDELRRVHWPATAHRGELMVRQEDRPARRRAVLLLDSRAQAHPGSGMRPSYEWSVSALASVARHLVADGFVVHLLTDVALRDGSAQHPVELGPAMDALARVQPEPDARLDRLSAAASSFSSGGVLLVAAVVAHDDRELRTLASIRQPGSRALAFVLDPARFGGPSTEDAPTGVLGEAGWRTVTVGPHTGIPEAWTSLRAAAVGRSA; via the coding sequence ATGACGCACGCCACCGGTCCGTGGGGGGCGCTGACGACGAGGGGCAAGGTGTTCCTCGTGCTCGGCCTGCTCATGGTGGGCGCCGGCACCGTCCTGGGCTACGAGGACGTCACCCGCATCGGCCTCGCCCTGGTGGCCCTGCCCGTGCTCGTGCTGGTCCTCATGCCCCGCCGGACCCCGCGCATGACGGTAACGCGCGAGGTCGAGCCCCCCCGGCTCGTCCCGGAAGAGCGCGGCGAGGTCGAGGTGCGCTTCCGCAACCTCGGCCCCCGGTCCGCGGTCTACCTCGCCGAGGAGCACCTGGACTACCAGCTGGGCGACCGCCCGCGCTACATCCTGCCCCGGATGAGCACCGGCGAGGAGCGTCGGCTGCGCTACACCGTCCGGTCGCGGCACCGCGGCGCCTATGCGCTCGGCCCCATCGTGCTGCGGCAGCGCGACCCCTTCGGGCTGACCTTCCGCACGCTGCAGCTGTCCTCCCGCACCGAGCTGCTCGTCCTGCCCCGCGTCGTCGGCCTGGGCGAGGACCGGATGCGCGGCAGCTCGCGCGGCAGCGAGGGCGAGCAGCCCCAGATGATCGCGCTGCACGGCGAGGACGACGTCAGCATCCGGACCTACCGCGACGGTGACGAGCTGCGCCGGGTCCACTGGCCGGCGACCGCGCACCGCGGCGAGCTCATGGTCCGGCAGGAGGACCGCCCGGCCCGCCGCCGGGCGGTGCTGCTGCTCGACTCCCGGGCCCAGGCCCACCCCGGGTCGGGGATGCGCCCGTCCTACGAGTGGTCGGTGAGCGCCCTCGCCTCGGTCGCGCGGCACCTCGTGGCCGACGGCTTCGTCGTCCACCTGCTCACCGACGTCGCCCTCCGGGACGGCAGCGCCCAGCACCCGGTCGAGCTGGGCCCGGCGATGGACGCCCTCGCCCGGGTCCAGCCCGAGCCCGACGCGCGGCTCGACCGCCTCTCGGCGGCCGCCTCCTCCTTCAGCTCCGGCGGGGTGCTGCTCGTCGCCGCGGTCGTCGCGCACGACGACCGCGAGCTGCGGACCCTCGCCTCCATCCGCCAGCCCGGGTCGCGGGCCCTGGCGTTCGTCCTGGACCCGGCCCGCTTCGGCGGCCCGTCGACCGAGGACGCGCCCACCGGGGTCCTGGGCGAGGCCGGGTGGCGCACGGTGACCGTGGGGCCGCACACCGGCATACCGGAGGCGTGGACCTCGCTGCGGGCCGCCGCCGTCGGGAGGTCGGCATGA
- a CDS encoding AAA family ATPase, whose protein sequence is MSAISPAPDTVDLDAVKSVAGAVHRAIATVIEGKDEAVATAVTALLAEGHLLVEDVPGVGKTMLAKALARAIDCRVSRVQFTPDLLPSDITGVSVFNQDSREFEFRRGAIFANVVVGDEINRASPKTQSALLESMEERQVTVDGQTYQLPRPFLVMATQNPIEMEGTYPLPEAQRDRFMARISMGYPSASSEMTMLETHGSVSPLEGLHPVTTAADVEQQIDNVRGLHISPALRQYVVELMSASRAHRMLRLGASPRAGLQLLRAARSHAALAGRDHVLPEDVQAMAVPVLAHRVLPTGEASLAHRSTADIVRDLVERTSVPSGR, encoded by the coding sequence ATGTCTGCCATCTCGCCCGCGCCCGACACCGTCGACCTGGATGCCGTGAAGTCCGTCGCCGGCGCGGTGCACCGGGCCATTGCGACCGTCATCGAGGGCAAGGACGAGGCGGTCGCCACCGCGGTGACCGCCCTCCTGGCCGAGGGCCACCTCCTCGTCGAGGACGTGCCCGGCGTGGGGAAGACCATGCTGGCCAAGGCCCTGGCGCGCGCCATCGACTGCCGGGTGAGCCGGGTGCAGTTCACCCCCGACCTCCTGCCCAGCGACATCACCGGGGTCAGCGTCTTCAACCAGGACTCGCGCGAGTTCGAGTTCCGGCGCGGCGCCATCTTCGCCAACGTCGTCGTCGGCGACGAGATCAACCGGGCCTCGCCCAAGACGCAGTCGGCGCTGCTGGAGTCCATGGAGGAGCGCCAGGTCACGGTGGACGGGCAGACCTACCAGCTGCCGCGTCCCTTCCTCGTCATGGCCACCCAGAACCCCATCGAGATGGAGGGCACCTATCCCCTCCCCGAGGCCCAGCGGGACCGGTTCATGGCCCGCATCTCCATGGGCTACCCGTCGGCGAGCTCGGAGATGACGATGCTCGAGACGCACGGCTCGGTCAGCCCGCTGGAGGGCCTGCACCCGGTCACGACCGCGGCCGACGTGGAGCAGCAGATCGACAACGTCAGGGGTCTGCACATCTCCCCCGCGCTGCGCCAGTACGTCGTGGAGCTCATGTCGGCCTCCCGGGCGCACCGCATGCTGCGGCTGGGGGCCTCCCCCCGGGCCGGGCTGCAGCTGCTGCGCGCGGCGCGCAGCCACGCCGCGCTGGCCGGCCGCGACCACGTCCTCCCCGAGGACGTGCAGGCGATGGCGGTCCCGGTGCTGGCCCACCGGGTGCTCCCCACCGGCGAGGCCTCCCTCGCTCACCGGAGCACCGCCGACATCGTCCGTGACCTCGTCGAGCGCACCAGCGTCCCCTCGGGTCGATGA
- the mraZ gene encoding division/cell wall cluster transcriptional repressor MraZ: MLFLGTYTPRLDDKGRMILPAKFRDRLAGGLVITRGQEHCLYVFTQADFERLVQQWQDSPTSSKTVRDYQRFFLSGASDEIPDKQGRVTVPPLLRTYAGLTGECTVIGAGNRLEVWDTRAWAAYTEEHEDSFADLSEEVVPGLM, translated from the coding sequence GTGCTCTTCCTCGGCACCTACACGCCCCGCCTGGACGACAAGGGCCGGATGATCCTGCCGGCGAAGTTCCGCGACCGGCTGGCCGGCGGACTCGTCATCACGCGGGGGCAGGAGCACTGCCTCTACGTCTTCACCCAGGCCGACTTCGAGCGTCTCGTCCAGCAGTGGCAGGACAGCCCCACCTCCTCCAAGACGGTCCGCGACTACCAGCGCTTCTTCCTGTCCGGCGCCTCCGACGAGATCCCGGACAAGCAGGGACGGGTCACGGTGCCGCCGCTGCTGCGCACCTACGCCGGCCTGACCGGCGAGTGCACCGTCATCGGTGCGGGCAACCGGCTGGAGGTCTGGGACACCCGGGCCTGGGCCGCCTACACCGAGGAGCACGAGGACTCCTTCGCCGACCTCTCCGAGGAGGTGGTCCCCGGACTCATGTGA
- the rsmH gene encoding 16S rRNA (cytosine(1402)-N(4))-methyltransferase RsmH: MAAQTPRATQDRHVPVLLDRCVELLAPALQHEGAVYVDGTLGMGGHTEAVLRACPNARAVGIDRDPQALALATERLAGFGDRFLPVHAVSDDLPTILAEVGVDGADAVLFDLGVSSLQLDELERGFAYRADAPLDMRMDQSVPGTAADVLNTYDVRDLTRILRDYGEERFARPIARAVVRRREQEPFTTSGPLVELLRDVVPAASQRSGGHPAKRTFQALRIEVNAELSTWRDGLTAALRALVTGGRIAVLSYHSLEDRITKQGLAAGATSSAPPDLPVELPEHQPWLRLLTRGAERADAQEQESNPRSASVRLRAAERLRTTPDQPVRTAREEPPTP, encoded by the coding sequence ATGGCAGCACAGACCCCGCGCGCGACCCAGGACCGGCACGTGCCGGTCCTGCTGGACCGGTGCGTCGAGCTGCTCGCCCCGGCCCTGCAGCACGAGGGCGCCGTCTACGTCGACGGGACCCTCGGCATGGGCGGGCACACCGAGGCGGTGCTGCGGGCGTGCCCGAACGCCCGCGCGGTCGGCATCGACCGTGACCCCCAGGCCCTGGCCCTGGCCACCGAGCGGCTGGCGGGCTTCGGCGACCGCTTCCTCCCGGTCCACGCCGTGAGCGACGACCTGCCGACCATCCTGGCCGAGGTCGGGGTCGACGGCGCCGACGCCGTGCTCTTCGACCTGGGCGTCTCCTCGCTGCAGCTGGACGAGCTGGAGCGCGGCTTCGCCTACCGCGCCGACGCCCCGCTGGACATGCGGATGGACCAGTCGGTGCCCGGCACCGCCGCCGACGTGCTCAACACCTACGACGTCCGCGACCTCACCCGGATCCTGCGCGACTACGGGGAGGAGCGCTTCGCCCGGCCGATCGCCCGCGCCGTCGTGCGCCGTCGCGAGCAGGAGCCGTTCACCACGTCCGGCCCCCTGGTCGAGCTGCTCCGCGACGTCGTCCCGGCCGCGTCCCAGCGCAGCGGCGGGCACCCCGCCAAGCGCACCTTCCAGGCGCTGCGCATCGAGGTCAACGCCGAGCTGTCGACCTGGCGCGACGGGCTGACCGCAGCGCTGCGCGCGCTGGTGACCGGCGGTCGCATCGCGGTCCTGTCCTACCACTCCCTCGAGGACCGCATCACCAAGCAGGGGCTGGCCGCCGGGGCGACCAGCTCGGCCCCGCCCGACCTGCCGGTCGAGCTGCCCGAGCACCAGCCCTGGCTGCGCCTGCTCACCCGCGGTGCGGAGCGTGCCGACGCGCAGGAGCAGGAGTCCAACCCCCGGTCCGCCTCGGTCCGCCTGCGTGCCGCCGAACGCCTCCGCACCACCCCCGACCAGCCCGTCCGCACCGCCCGCGAGGAGCCCCCCACGCCATGA
- a CDS encoding peptidoglycan D,D-transpeptidase FtsI family protein: MARPRIAHRSPSSRAVAAGVAHPARRARALMLGVLIVLSLFAAQLVRLQGLDAASVSAAALGERLQSRTIPAARGSITDVHGDALAVSVERRRIVADPTLVVDYERTEKAADGSRQVVGTGYAAAAQVVSEITGADQADVLRRLTEPLGEQYAVLVPDASPQEWQEIKAASIRGVSSEELMRREYPLGEAAAPLLGWIGSGEMAAGGIELVRDEELTGEPGEALYEIGRDGQRISTGVYEEDPAQPGQDLRLTIDADLQWRAYDAVRTRVKEAGALSGYAAVMDVETGELRALTSYPSFDPSESTQDAADMRNAAVEDVYEPGSTSKLITAAAALEEGIVEPDTPIEVPVTMSRAGTRFKDAEPHPVEYLTFGGVLAKSSNMGTILYGEKLSDQQLYDWMRRFGIGDRTGLGLPGESAGLVPEPSTWSATTRYTFMFGQGLSGTLLQQMGVFQTIANDGVMLAPSIVAGTVDEDGRYTEEDPPAPEENRRVISEETAQSLTEIMQQVPSTEGTAPLAAVPGYHVAGKTSTASRVDPETGRYDGSVTSSFMGFAPADDPKYVVAVVIQRPTRISEFGGVIAGPVFSDLMRYALQQEGIAPATTPPAQFDIEFDPEEPVPGQKGVTLGDLAIKDERTDG, from the coding sequence GTGGCACGACCGCGCATCGCCCATCGCTCCCCGTCCTCTCGAGCCGTCGCCGCCGGCGTCGCCCACCCGGCCCGCCGCGCCCGCGCCCTCATGCTCGGGGTCCTCATCGTCCTCAGCCTCTTCGCCGCCCAGCTGGTGCGGCTGCAGGGCCTGGACGCCGCGAGCGTCTCCGCGGCCGCCCTGGGGGAGCGCCTGCAGTCGCGGACGATCCCCGCGGCCCGTGGGAGCATCACCGACGTCCACGGGGACGCGCTCGCCGTCAGCGTCGAGCGGCGTCGCATCGTGGCCGACCCGACCCTCGTCGTCGACTACGAGCGCACGGAGAAGGCGGCGGACGGCTCCCGTCAGGTCGTCGGGACGGGGTATGCCGCGGCGGCCCAGGTGGTGTCCGAGATCACCGGCGCCGACCAGGCCGACGTGCTCCGCCGGCTGACCGAGCCGCTGGGCGAACAGTACGCCGTGCTCGTGCCCGACGCCTCCCCGCAGGAGTGGCAGGAGATCAAGGCCGCCTCCATCCGGGGGGTGTCCAGCGAGGAGCTGATGCGCCGTGAGTACCCCCTCGGCGAGGCCGCCGCACCGCTCCTGGGCTGGATCGGCTCGGGGGAGATGGCCGCCGGCGGGATCGAGCTGGTCCGGGACGAGGAGCTCACCGGCGAGCCGGGGGAGGCGCTCTACGAGATCGGCCGGGACGGCCAGCGGATCAGCACCGGTGTCTACGAGGAGGACCCGGCCCAGCCGGGTCAGGACCTGCGCCTCACCATCGACGCCGACCTGCAGTGGCGGGCCTACGACGCGGTCCGCACGCGGGTGAAGGAGGCCGGGGCGCTCTCCGGCTACGCCGCGGTCATGGACGTCGAGACCGGGGAGCTGCGCGCCCTGACGAGCTACCCGAGCTTCGACCCCTCCGAGAGCACTCAGGACGCCGCGGACATGCGCAACGCCGCGGTCGAGGACGTCTACGAGCCCGGGTCCACCTCCAAGCTCATCACGGCCGCTGCAGCCCTCGAGGAGGGCATCGTCGAGCCGGACACCCCGATCGAGGTCCCGGTGACGATGAGCCGGGCCGGCACCCGCTTCAAGGACGCCGAACCGCACCCGGTGGAGTACCTCACCTTCGGAGGCGTGCTCGCCAAGTCCTCCAACATGGGCACCATCCTCTACGGCGAGAAGCTCAGCGACCAGCAGCTCTACGACTGGATGCGCCGCTTCGGCATCGGTGACCGGACCGGCCTCGGGCTGCCCGGGGAGTCGGCCGGCCTCGTGCCCGAGCCCTCCACGTGGAGCGCGACCACGCGTTACACCTTCATGTTCGGCCAGGGGCTCTCCGGCACCCTGCTGCAGCAGATGGGCGTCTTCCAGACCATCGCCAACGACGGCGTCATGCTGGCCCCCAGCATCGTCGCCGGCACCGTGGACGAGGACGGCCGCTACACCGAGGAGGATCCTCCGGCGCCCGAGGAGAACCGGCGGGTCATCAGCGAGGAGACGGCGCAGAGCCTCACCGAGATCATGCAGCAGGTCCCGTCCACCGAGGGCACCGCACCGCTCGCCGCGGTCCCCGGCTACCACGTCGCCGGCAAGACCAGCACCGCGTCCCGGGTCGACCCGGAGACCGGGCGCTACGACGGCAGCGTGACCTCCTCCTTCATGGGCTTCGCCCCGGCCGACGACCCGAAGTACGTCGTGGCCGTCGTCATCCAGCGCCCCACCCGCATCAGCGAGTTCGGCGGGGTCATCGCGGGGCCGGTGTTCTCTGACCTCATGCGCTACGCGCTCCAGCAGGAGGGCATCGCCCCGGCGACCACCCCGCCCGCGCAGTTCGACATCGAGTTCGACCCCGAGGAGCCGGTGCCCGGCCAGAAGGGTGTCACACTGGGAGACCTCGCCATCAAGGACGAAAGGACCGATGGGTGA
- a CDS encoding UDP-N-acetylmuramoyl-tripeptide--D-alanyl-D-alanine ligase produces the protein MIPLSLGEVARLTGGRVHPGSPGHASVRITGPVVTDSREMLPGGLYVARRGESADGHDFVAAAAERGAVAALTNRPVEGLPCVVVEEDPARLSPRPDRPPYDAVTRAFAVLAREVHDRCSAHGGLRTVAITGSSGKTSTKDLMAQVLQGLGPTLAPEASYNSEVGLPLTVCRLTEDTAYLVAEMGASGAGHIAHLTQAAPPLVSVVLNVGSAHLGEFGSREAIGRAKSEIVAALPEGGLAVLNADDDVVSAMADVAARAGARTVLVGLGPRAQVRAERVSLDPLGRASFVLTAPGGVAQPVTLRLAGEHQVGNALAVAAVAAEWGMPWHDVAAALGAATPRSRWRMEVTERPDGVTVVNDAYNANPESMRAALRALAAMRRDEGRTVAAVGGMLELGPDSDLEHERVGALAADLGVDELVVVGPVAGPAATAYLDAGGTRATTLADRHEALTHLRQTLRPGDVVLLKSSRDSGLRLLGDELVGG, from the coding sequence GTGATCCCCCTGAGCCTCGGTGAGGTCGCCCGCCTGACCGGCGGCCGCGTGCACCCGGGTTCCCCCGGTCACGCCTCCGTCCGCATCACCGGCCCCGTCGTCACCGACTCCCGCGAGATGCTCCCCGGCGGCCTCTACGTCGCCCGGCGCGGGGAGAGCGCCGACGGGCACGACTTCGTCGCCGCCGCCGCGGAGCGCGGCGCGGTCGCCGCCCTCACCAACCGCCCCGTCGAGGGTCTGCCGTGCGTGGTCGTCGAGGAGGACCCGGCCCGCCTCTCACCCCGTCCGGACCGGCCCCCCTACGACGCCGTGACCCGCGCCTTCGCCGTCCTCGCGCGCGAGGTGCACGACCGCTGCTCCGCGCACGGCGGGCTGCGCACGGTGGCCATCACCGGGTCCTCCGGCAAGACGTCGACCAAGGACCTCATGGCGCAGGTCCTGCAAGGGCTGGGGCCGACGCTGGCGCCCGAGGCGTCCTACAACTCCGAGGTCGGGCTGCCCCTGACCGTCTGCCGGCTGACCGAGGACACGGCCTACCTCGTGGCGGAGATGGGCGCCTCGGGCGCCGGGCACATCGCCCACCTGACGCAGGCGGCCCCGCCCCTGGTCTCGGTCGTCCTCAACGTCGGCAGCGCCCACCTCGGCGAGTTCGGCTCCCGCGAGGCGATCGGGCGGGCCAAGTCCGAGATCGTGGCCGCGCTGCCCGAGGGCGGCCTCGCCGTGCTCAACGCCGACGACGACGTCGTCAGCGCCATGGCGGACGTCGCGGCACGGGCCGGGGCGCGCACCGTCCTCGTCGGTCTCGGCCCGCGCGCCCAGGTGCGCGCCGAGCGGGTGAGCCTGGACCCCCTCGGGCGCGCCTCGTTCGTGCTCACCGCCCCCGGCGGGGTGGCCCAGCCGGTGACCCTGCGGCTCGCGGGCGAGCACCAGGTCGGCAACGCGCTCGCGGTCGCCGCGGTCGCCGCCGAGTGGGGGATGCCGTGGCACGACGTCGCGGCCGCGCTGGGGGCCGCCACGCCGCGGTCCCGGTGGCGGATGGAGGTCACCGAGCGACCCGATGGCGTCACCGTCGTCAACGACGCCTACAACGCCAACCCGGAGTCGATGCGGGCCGCGCTGCGCGCCCTCGCGGCGATGCGCCGCGACGAGGGCCGGACGGTTGCCGCGGTCGGCGGCATGCTGGAGCTCGGCCCCGACAGCGACCTCGAGCACGAGCGCGTCGGCGCGCTCGCGGCCGACCTCGGGGTGGACGAGCTGGTCGTCGTGGGGCCGGTCGCCGGCCCGGCGGCGACGGCATACCTCGACGCCGGAGGCACCAGGGCGACGACCCTGGCGGACCGGCACGAGGCGCTGACGCACCTGCGGCAGACGCTGCGACCCGGGGACGTCGTGCTGCTCAAGAGCAGCCGGGACTCCGGGCTCCGTCTGCTCGGCGACGAGCTGGTGGGCGGCTGA
- the mraY gene encoding phospho-N-acetylmuramoyl-pentapeptide-transferase translates to MVNVLLAGAVAMVFSLFGTPVFIRFLVRRGYGQFIRDDGPTSHHTKRGTPTMGGAVIIGATLAGYVVSHLLLILLDVTGVLEVTHSRFSLSAILVLFLITGLGFIGFLDDYTKISKQRSLGLTSAEKLTGQTVVAIVFALAALLLEGDSTRAPASTAVSFVRDTAVDLAFAGPVLGVILFILWANVLIAGASNGVNLTDGLDGLATGASVMVFAAYSVIGIWQYNQNCQLAPGPNCYDVRDALDLAVVACSVAGACFGFLWWNASPAKIFMGDTGSLALGGGLAGLAITTRTELLLAVLGGLFVMITLSVIIQVASFKLTRKRVFRMAPLQHHFELLGWAEVTIVIRFWIIAGICVAVGLGLFYGEWVANL, encoded by the coding sequence ATGGTCAACGTCCTGCTCGCCGGTGCGGTCGCCATGGTCTTCTCGCTCTTCGGCACCCCGGTCTTCATCCGCTTCCTCGTGCGCCGCGGCTACGGCCAGTTCATCCGCGACGACGGCCCCACCTCGCACCACACCAAGAGGGGGACGCCCACCATGGGCGGCGCGGTCATCATCGGGGCCACCCTGGCCGGCTACGTCGTCTCCCACCTGCTGCTCATCCTGCTCGACGTCACCGGCGTCCTCGAGGTCACCCACTCGCGCTTCAGCCTCAGCGCCATCCTCGTCCTCTTCCTCATCACCGGCCTGGGGTTCATCGGGTTCCTGGACGACTACACCAAGATCTCCAAGCAGCGCAGCCTCGGCCTCACCTCGGCGGAGAAGCTCACCGGCCAGACGGTGGTCGCCATCGTGTTCGCCCTGGCCGCGCTGCTCCTGGAGGGGGACAGCACCCGGGCCCCGGCGTCCACCGCCGTCTCCTTCGTCCGGGACACCGCGGTCGACCTGGCCTTCGCCGGCCCCGTGCTCGGGGTGATCCTCTTCATCCTGTGGGCCAACGTGCTCATCGCGGGCGCGTCCAACGGGGTCAACCTCACCGACGGCCTCGACGGGCTGGCGACGGGCGCCTCGGTCATGGTGTTCGCCGCCTACTCGGTCATCGGCATCTGGCAGTACAACCAGAACTGCCAGCTGGCCCCGGGGCCCAACTGCTACGACGTCCGCGACGCGCTCGACCTGGCCGTCGTCGCCTGCTCGGTCGCCGGGGCCTGCTTCGGGTTCCTGTGGTGGAACGCCTCGCCGGCCAAGATCTTCATGGGCGACACCGGCTCGCTCGCCCTGGGCGGCGGGCTCGCCGGGCTGGCCATCACCACCCGCACCGAGCTGCTGCTCGCGGTGCTGGGCGGGCTCTTCGTCATGATCACGCTGTCGGTCATCATCCAGGTGGCCAGCTTCAAGCTCACCCGCAAGCGGGTCTTCCGGATGGCGCCGCTGCAGCACCACTTCGAGCTGCTCGGCTGGGCCGAGGTGACCATCGTCATCCGCTTCTGGATCATCGCGGGCATCTGCGTCGCGGTGGGCCTGGGACTGTTCTACGGCGAGTGGGTGGCGAACCTGTGA